TAGTTTTCTACTATAAACTATTTAGATATCGAATAACAGCGAATAAAACTGAGACCCGTCATTTTGACGCGTGCGGTAGTTCTGGCGCTGAGCACTAATCCGACGACTATTCGCGTTTAAAATGATTGACAGCTTCATGGTGGCTCGTCGGCATTTATCGCGCGGTCATTATGCAATCCATCAATGGAACTACGACGAATACGTTGGAAAACTCGTGCACGCGCTCGCTCGACTCAAACGATAAGCAATTCGAAGCCGTAATGGAAACATCGACGGTCGAGCTTATCTCCGTCGCGTCCGGTCCcatcaatttcttttattttactttggttTCTTTAGGTCGAGCTTTATCTGCAGCTaggccgcggcgcgccgccagAAATTATTCCACGCGATTCTATCCGCGATCAATGGAAAAATTAGGAGCAACGAGTTTCATTGTTGTCGGAAGTTTAATCTGCTCGCCGGCGTTCATTGTTCTGCATCGCGAACACGCGGAGATAACGCCGGAGAATCCGGCGGCGGGACGCGTCTCGCGGAGACAGGCTCGATCGAGCACACGGAAAACTTGTGCTTTCATCGTTGAATCGCGGTTTTCGACGTGCTCGTGCCGGATTGGCCGGCGAGTCTTCGCCTATGTACGGAGACAAAGACAGGACTCGGCTCATCGAGCGAATCTCGATCAAACAACGCGTTGTTCTTGTCTTCTGACGGCTTACTGCTTATTCGTCGCGATAACTGTTCTTTCCGAGATCTAGAAATCTCGAAATTTGTCCGTTCCAATTAAGCGAGGCAGTGTCGAACGATATTATATTGAAACTTTTCTGTTCTCCAGCGAACATGGCCAGTATGGCGGCCGGTGTAATGATGGGCTGGACCAGTCCTGTCCTACCGCAGCTGATGAAATCCGTCGCGAATACTCCCCTCGACAAGCCTATCACCGCTGATGATAACACTTGGATAGGATCCCTGGTAGCCATAGGAGCTGTGATTGGTTGTTTCGTAGCTGGAGTTCTGGCGGACAAGTAATTCTCTTATCTTAATTCGTACAGAGTTGATTGAGTTTTCTTCCGATTGCATaacgaatgtttaaaaaaatgtcacacCTCTCTTTTAAAATGACCAACGATGAAAGTAAACGTTCATGGAGCGAAAGATTCGTTTCAACGATAGACCTATCGGATATCGAAAATTCATTCGGCAATGGAATGATGGCGTTATCGAGCTCGTTCTATTCGTTCGAGACTATTCTAAGGTTCTATCCTAACGTTCGATTGTTACGAAAACTAGAATCGGCAGAAAATACACGCTCCTGTCCTCCACGGTGCTGTACCTGATCGGTTGGGCCCTGATCGCGAGTGCCGGTGTGGTCTACCAATTGTACGCGGCCCGAGTGGTCCTTGGCTTCGGCATGGCGTTCGCCTTCACGGTTGTTCCTATGTACTGCGGCGAAATCGCGGAGGTAAGGTGATCCTGCCACCCGAACGAGCACAATCGACAGAACGGAACGAGAAACTAAGCGAGCGTCGATCTTCCGATCCCAACAGATCTCCGTGAGAGGTGCTCTTGGATCGTTCCTGCAGCTGTTCATCACGATAGGCTTGCTCTACTCGTACGCGATCGGGCCATACGTTTCTTACACGGCGTTCTGGATCCTGTGCGCCATCGTGCCAGTCGTTTTCTTCGGATGCTTCGTCACCATGCCGGAATCGCCTTACTATCTCATCAAGGTCAACAAGAAGGACCAAGCGATCGCTGCTTTGGCAAGGTTACGCGGAAAGTCGGAGGCCAGCGTCCAGAAGGAAGCTGACGAGATACAGGTAACTTGCCACCGTGGGTCcgaatgaaatatcgaaatgaaatactAATGCGAGGGCTTACTTGGTAAACGAAACACGAATGGACGTTTCGAGTCTTAACGAGGTTCGGTCGATGCTCGAAGCTGATACACGCGATCGAAGAACAACGATCAAACAAGTACCGCAAACGAGTATTCTAGTTGAAACAATGATTTCTAAGCCGAGTATCGGGTTGTCAACACTTTCTTCAGTAGAATCACGTTATTTATACACGCGATGAATCACTGCTACGAGATCTCGCAACCGGAATAATCGCCGTGTAATCGCGTTAACGTCCGCTCGAGAGGAGAAGCCTCAGCTTCGCTCGTCAAAGACACGTGACGGGATCCTTGCAATAACTTTTATCGGGGTAACAGTTCCAAACGAGGTCGTTGAAATCGGTCGTACAAGTAGACGAATGGAAAGGAAAATCGGTAGAAGCGTAATCTCGCAAAGAAATCTGCAGAAACTAACAAACGTTCCTTCATCGAAACGAACGaatgtttcgtatatttttataaagaagaTCGCAAGCACTGGCAAGCACTGGCAAGCACGTGGTTTCACTAGGactttctattataaatattctttctattttcgCGCGATAAGCTGCGACCTCCTCGTACAGATATAGGAATCTTTCCGACAAATCGAAACGACCGGTACGATGACGCGCGGATCGGCCCGTAAACGTCCGACGCGTTGCCGCGCGATATCGGCGTTCGGGTCACGTTTGCTCGAACGAGGCCGGGGGTAAGGTCGTTCCTTGATCCGCCAATGGCAGCCGTGATCCGGCAGTGTACCTTCGGAGCTGGTATAGCGAATCGCACGGGTGACTAACCGGTCACGTGTATAGCCGGCGCGGCGTCTAGCGCGCTGCTCTACAAACTTTTGTGCTTGAAGGCTCCGCGTGAAATTATCTTGTATACAGAATTCTGtataaaatgtagaaatatagaaatactttatatcgaatgaaatttttatgctATGAAATATCGTAACGAGTAAACCAATTATTCTCAATGCAATCTCTCGATGAAagcattaagatttcaattttagCGTGTAATCTTTGATTGACCCTTGCGCAATAGCCTAGATCTTTCGAGCCCAACTATCATTGTATTTTCGACAAGAAAATCATGGAGAATGTTGAACGTTGCGTTTTGTCGAATTCAGGCGGAGTTGGATGAAGCAGCCAGGAACGAGGTCAGCATCGTGGAACTGTTCAAGAACAAGGTGAACTTAAAGGCCACGCTTTACACCAGTCTTCTAGCCGCGTTCCAACAGCTGAGCGGCATCAACGTGGTGCTGTTCTACATGGAGACGATTTTCATCAGCGCAAAGTCGTCGCTTCCAACCCCGATCGCGACCATCATCGTCGGTGTCGTGCAGGTGCTCGCTTCCGGCGTTACACCTGTTGTCGTTGACAGGCTTGGCAGGAAGATGCTGCTCATCTTCTCCGGCGTGGGAGAGATCGTTACCTTGGTGAGTGCGAGATCTATATtcgaaatgggtcatttcgtTTCTGTCAATTACAATTTCTATGACCAACAGATTCATTATTCCAtctggaataaataataaatacatcgaATTTCGAAGTGCAGTCTTCCAGGTTGCCTCTACGAACACAGAGGATTCGAGAGCAGTGCTTAATCGATCGATTGCACCGGACAGCAAACAGGATCCTCGAGAAAATTAACAGTAGGTCGACATGCAAATTTCGGTATTCCTTATCGGGAGCAAATAGGTATTCTAGTTACGGTCTCGTTGATGGAGTGGCTCATCGTGTCCTGATCCTGGTAGATCCTCGCTGTAGGCGGATTACCGGTCTTGGTCGATGTTGATCCTTCGAGCACACTTGGCGCTGTGTTCTAATGAGAACAGCTAGAATATCGTAAAACGAAACCTATAGTAATCTCTCGTTAGAAATCCCGTTTGAACTCCCAACATTTCCTTCCATGCTTCGTCTAATCAAAATAGAAGATTATACACGGTGAACGATTTAACGCCAGGACATTAAACATTTCTCAAGATGAGATTCTCGGGGGATTTTTTCGAAGGATGTTCATTAATGTCCATTGCAAATGGCAGGAGAAAAGAAGGGAGAAAAGAGAAGTTTCTTGAATTTGTGCATGTCGCGTGCGGCGGGACCACAGACGAATGCACTTCCCGAGACCTTGATCCGGTGGTGGGCACCGCGCAAGTTTCACGGGTGTTGCGAAGTAACCGTTGTTGCGGGAACAAATCGATCACGGCCTTGCAGCGCCTATTCAAATCGATTTATGTAACCTCTCGAACGTGCACGGATGCACTCCTGATGCACCGAGCGACGCGCGGCCGCATTCCACCGAAGCAACGCGCACGAGGATGCGCCGAGGTCTTTCGCACTCGACCTTCGTTGATCTCCTCCCGCGCGTTTCGTCTCTTTCCGTTTGTTTCCGTGAACTTGACACACGACGGGCATCTTACGCTTCGATTCTGGCTCTTGTCCAATAATCCTAATAGCTCCTATTaaggataatattaattatattgcatCGACGTATTCGAATCACTTGTTCTCGGGGCTCCGATTTCTGAGATCTATACGGAGATACTAAAATTAGCGAATCGGAAACatcaatttaacacgttcacgatcCAATGAAAACGTACTTCCAAGATCACGCGTATCGTACACATTCTTGTTCTCGCGATAAATTTCGATAAAGATCGCGACAGTTAACTGAATTATTGCCTAGATGTAAAACACTCGTAATTTAATTAGACACGTGTAAACTGCAACGCAGAGTGCCCTACATCTAGAGTTTAAGTGCGATTTCTAATTGCAGACTCCATGACCCACAGTTGGGTCAACGAACGTGTCAATTAGAAGTACGCTGACCCATATTATATGAATCGGAGCATAGTAttaaacgtgttaatactaTGAGTTAgtattttaatctttaatattaGAGCGAGCCTGTTAAAGGATACATTTAGTATCGGTTAATTACCGATACTAACTCGTGGCGCGTGTGAAAAGAGAATTCCCGTGAACCATGATACGTCAGTTCCTCCGAATGACTCGATGCATCTGGAATTATGAGGTCACGTTTAATTGTCCGTCGCAGATTGTTGCACCGATCCACGGCTCAATGTCAATGTCTCGTTACGCGTAATCAAAGGATCGAGTGACGTCACCGAGGAGTCGGTTGCGTCGCATCCGTTCGCGATCTGGATTTTCACGATGACGAGCGCGGCAAGAACAGACTAAGAAAAAAAACTACGTTCCGTCTGCCGAGACGCCGTCCCCAGGAACGCCTGGAACGCGATTAATTACCATCCACGCTAATTTCGTAATTCAACGGTCGATCGACGCGTCGTTCAATCGCGATAATGTCTTCGGTTCTTTTTTGTTCTTCGCTCAGGCATCGCGAGGCGTGCGGCCAATCAATTATTACCGAGCTGCAGATGTTCCTGCggcttttcatttttatttacttcagAAAACGAGTTCGCGTATGTTCGAGATTCGATCGCGCAGAGATTAGAAATGTTCACGTGTCGTCCGTCTTATCGAATAGATGAAACGTCGGATATCGAAGATCTGTTGCGCGGATTAAAAGTAACGAGAAAAGCGACTCGCGAACATTGcaatttcattgatttcattGTTGTTGAACAGGCAGGGAAATTCCTGGGAAAATTTCACGCGTGTCGCGACGGAACGATCGAAGCGTGGATAGAAATTCGGGACAACCGAATATCGGTTTTCTACCTTGTCAAGGGAATTTAGTGGCGTACATTCCAATTCCCTAAGAATTCCAATATCGCGGAATACAAACTAGCACGCATTTCGACGCCATCGAATACTTTCCCGCAAAAATGTCTATCCCCCTCTGGGATCAATATCATTGTTGTTGATGTCGGTACCTTGAATTCCGAGGGAAACGCGTGCACGGCCAAAATTGTTACGGCCCTCGGCACTGCGAATAGCATCCGATGCAATCTTCTTGGAAAATTCAGAGTCTCCGCGAGCGATTGTTCTCGGGAAGATTTCCAGCTAGAAAAGATTTCCGGCGAAGACTACACTTCGAatcgttcgaaagtttgaaacttGGAAAATGAATGAATGTAATGTGTCGGTAATAGCTACTAATCTCCGGTGAATAATCGATGAAACGTTCCCATTAATTCGACAGATCGCCCTGGGAATTTACTTCTACATGCAGGACGCGCAGAACTTGCCAGTGAGCGACACGATCGGTATGCTTCCGGTGGTATCGCTGGTGATCTTCATCGCGACGTACAGCGTCGGCTGGGGCCCGTTGCCGTGGACCGTGATGGGCGAGATGCTGGCAGCGAACGTGAAATCGAAGGCCTCGAGTTTGGCGGTGTGCGCCTGCTGGCTGCTCGCCTTCTTCATCACCAAGTTCTCCAGCTCGCTGTCCAGCGCGTTCGGCAATTACACGCTGTACTGGGTGTTCGCCGCGTTCTGCGTGATCAGCGTGACGTTCACGATCATAGTGCTGCCGGAAACGAAGGGCAAGTCGCTGGCGCAGATCCAGAGCGAGCTGGGCGGTGATTCCTCGCCGGACTTCGAGTCTGGAAGGAAAATGTGAACGCAGTATTAATAATGTGGCCGACCAACGTCGGCCGTTCCTCAGTTCCCTCAGTCTTCATACTGCCAAAGACCGAAGGTCGCGACCCTCGGGACTCCATTGTGTTAGTTTTACCATGGGATCCGAGCTTCAACGAACGCTTACGATCGGGTCGGAAACGCTCACAATTCACTAGAAACTTAACGAACTTATCATAGAACGCAATCTTATTTTTCCTTAACGATGGGAAAGGATCAACCGCGACAGATTACCGGTTATTCTTGGCTCTTGGTCCGATACTCGTCGAACGATTTCTGTCGTTCGATGGGATCAAAATTTTCCGATGAATTCACGGATAATTTGTAGTTTTAGGATCGGTCTTAACGGCCGATCATTCTTTTATTCTTCTTGACGGGCACCGGTCTCAtcactttttcttttatctcgGGACTATCGACGGCTCatttaatactgtttttaacGTTTTGACCAAGAACATCGTACGATAAGATAAGAATTTGTACAACagattgttattagaaattctgACTTTAACGGGCAAGAATATAGCATAGCAAATCTGTCCTGGCTGTTCCCCCCCAGCGCAATAATAGTTTTTAAacgtatgtatttattattatccggCGAGTTTAGCCGTTCAACGTACACATTagcgtatttaatatttaacgctGTATTTGTAACTATATCGTGCAGCTTTTAAGTTCACGCGACTCAGTAAGTTTTTTAAACGATAGACGTATAGACGAGAATTACCAGAATTCGCCTCGCCGATCcaaggaattttatttataagcgATCGATCGTATAGACACCATCCAGGCGGTGCATAGGAGCGATCCAGATCCGTTTCCGAGTAGGATCACGGGGAAAAAAGCGTCGCGAATCGCTGAATCGGATCGCGATACCGTGCAAAATAGATCGACGCGGTCTAGCGGCGAGTGGACGAACGATTACCGAGCGGAAATTCCGCGGATACGATCGATCCTTATCTCGGATGAGTGGTGCACGCGTCTTCAGGAGCGGAAGAGGAGGAACGAACAAGCAAAAAAAGGTATGAACGGCGCAATTCGAATGTTTTCGAGGCGATCTACCGTACACCATCCACGCGTTACTCGCGTTTCTGTGATCGACGAGCATTATCCGTGATTACGAACGATTCgacgcgttgactgccgcgtACGGAAGAACCACGATAAAGATGTATATCGAATATCAATCGGAAAACTTAACAGGG
The window above is part of the Nomia melanderi isolate GNS246 chromosome 2, iyNomMela1, whole genome shotgun sequence genome. Proteins encoded here:
- the LOC116429927 gene encoding facilitated trehalose transporter Tret1 — its product is MAPTHGDEEIEGRYKERKAYKERSYAYSPVPASGGSTAVHDSTTLGKRFGENGAGQTRLLGSNGVHVECPVNKMTEKGSTKLQYIAAGAANMASMAAGVMMGWTSPVLPQLMKSVANTPLDKPITADDNTWIGSLVAIGAVIGCFVAGVLADKIGRKYTLLSSTVLYLIGWALIASAGVVYQLYAARVVLGFGMAFAFTVVPMYCGEIAEISVRGALGSFLQLFITIGLLYSYAIGPYVSYTAFWILCAIVPVVFFGCFVTMPESPYYLIKVNKKDQAIAALARLRGKSEASVQKEADEIQAELDEAARNEVSIVELFKNKVNLKATLYTSLLAAFQQLSGINVVLFYMETIFISAKSSLPTPIATIIVGVVQVLASGVTPVVVDRLGRKMLLIFSGVGEIVTLIALGIYFYMQDAQNLPVSDTIGMLPVVSLVIFIATYSVGWGPLPWTVMGEMLAANVKSKASSLAVCACWLLAFFITKFSSSLSSAFGNYTLYWVFAAFCVISVTFTIIVLPETKGKSLAQIQSELGGDSSPDFESGRKM